The Pseudomonas sp. SCA2728.1_7 DNA segment TGCTGTATCTGGCGTGGAAAATCGCGCATTCGGGACCTGTCGGCGACAGCGCCGAAGGCGAGGCGAAGCCGATCAGCTACCTTGGCGCCGCCGCGTTTCAGTGGGTCAATCCCAAGGCGTGGATCATGGCCATCGGCGCCATCAGCACCTACACGCCGATGCAGGGCTATTTCACCAATGTCGTGGTGATTGCTGCGGTGTTTGCCATCATCAACCTGCCAAGTGTCGGCGTCTGGGCCGCCTGCGGCACGTTGTTGCGCAATGTGCTGAAGGATCCGCGTTGGTTGCGCGTGTTCAACTGGGGCATGGCGGCGCTGTTGGTGCTTTCGCTGTACCCGTTACTTCTCGAAAGCTTTAGCTGACGCATCGCTTCAACCGCAGGCCGGATGCCTGTTAAGCTCGACTTCAGGAGCGTTCCTACGCACTTTGAATGAAGTTGTTCTTCTTTAACGGCATCCGATCAGGTATTGATGACGCTCTCGAACCGACGCGCAGCTCACAAGGCTGCGCCGTACCGTTTGCAGACACGAGCCTCCTGATCCCGGAACACGCTCTGCGAGTCTTTTATGAACACACGTCCGTTGTATTTCGATTACGCCGCCACCACCCCGGTCGACGAGCGGGTCATCCAGGTGATGA contains these protein-coding regions:
- a CDS encoding LysE family translocator, with product MNLSLDLLLGFALFALVTSITPGPNNTMLLASGVNFGFNRTIPHMLGITCGFFVLVVAVGFGLGAVFQSYPILYTVLRYVGAAYLLYLAWKIAHSGPVGDSAEGEAKPISYLGAAAFQWVNPKAWIMAIGAISTYTPMQGYFTNVVVIAAVFAIINLPSVGVWAACGTLLRNVLKDPRWLRVFNWGMAALLVLSLYPLLLESFS